The following are encoded in a window of Pecten maximus chromosome 17, xPecMax1.1, whole genome shotgun sequence genomic DNA:
- the LOC117315919 gene encoding uncharacterized protein LOC117315919 — MSRHANIFRSTSCKLFTIYGSLPAWQQFRNTPRRCVSTLRNRKTQCQSSTVLGILSASRIETGSNRLILQNICIPAFNLSIHKFSTSTNRYNGGASPGKMKRQLQEGMYGEGFRGRMFDIRNSSKLVTSFPHLPVYEINRKWMLHVFPSYYLGQVGKGFSAGEFMGGADMAVEPILASAGSGNFDELYDFMDEETIAEMMLNRKNINTELLSMLSEEVIFDMSFVNERTLCSYEIEQLQDKGCSRVSITGILRGDAMISTAMGKTLNRIISPTWMKKPQDIPMDIDIHFMFRCSRQYTYDEPHRDWTIDGFTFLIDVPELFIAYIL, encoded by the exons ATGTCTCGGCATGCGAACATTTTTAGATCAACATCTTGCAAATTATTTACGATATATGGCAGCCTGCCAGCATGGCAACAGTTCAGAAATACTCCCCGAAGATGTGTGTCAACGTTACGAAATAGGAAAACTCAATGTCAAAGCAGTACAGTCTTGGGTATATTAAGTGCGTCAAGAATAGAGACAGGAAGTAATCGTTTGATTTTACAAAACATTTGTATTCCTGCCTTCAATTTGTCGATCCACAAATTTTCTACTTCCACGAATAGGTATAATGGCGGTGCATCTCCAGGGAAAATGAAAAGGCAGCTTCAAGAAGGAATGTATGGCGAGGGATTTCGAGGACGTATGTTTGACATAAGAAACTCTTCAAAACTGGTGACATCATTCCCACATTTACCAGTATACGAGATAAATAGAAAATGGATGTTACATGTATTCCCATCATATTATTTAGGACAAGTTGGCAAAGGTTTTTCTGCTGGCGAATTCATGGGTGGAGCAGACATG GCAGTGGAACCTATACTGGCATCTGCCGGCAGTGGAAACTTTGATGAACTTTATGACTTCATGGATGAAGAG ACGATAGCGGAGATGATGCTGAATCGTAAGAACATAAACACAGAATTACTCAGCATGCTGTCGGAGGAGGTCATCTTTGACATGTCCTTTGTTAACGAACGCACTCTGTGTTCATATGAGATTGAACAACTTCAGGACAAAG GTTGCTCGAGAgtcagtataactggtattcTGAGAGGTGATGCCATGATATCCACAGCAATGGGTAAAACCTTAAacagaattatctcccctacatGGATGAAGAAGCCTCAAGATATCCCCATGGACATTGATATCCACTTTATGTTTAG ATGTTCCAGACAGTATACATATGACGAGCCGCACAGGGACTGGACAATCGATGGGTTCACCTTCCTCATAGATGTCCCTGAGCTATTCATTGCCTACATACTTTAA